From a region of the Lactuca sativa cultivar Salinas chromosome 4, Lsat_Salinas_v11, whole genome shotgun sequence genome:
- the LOC111921516 gene encoding uncharacterized protein LOC111921516, translating into MRFQNPKQIKSMLCNCAVKNGYQLWFEKNYSKRLLVLCCKGDCTFRLYASWMSIEHNFQIKSLKSEHQCARNYKPGFVNYRWIDSHYTKEILHKQKLTIRQLRLEVIKKFGIEVSISQCRRAKQYAMNIIEGTLIEHYAKLWSYGEEIRRSNPGLTVNMDVLTIPDGRWLEGRKKMIGIDGCFLKGYATGELLCAMGKDARDQIYPIAWAVVCVENKEN; encoded by the exons ATGAGATTTCAGAATCCAAAACAGATTAAGAGCATGTTATGTAATTGTGCTGTTAAGAATGGCTATCAACTATGGTTCGAAAAGAATTACAGTAAGAGGCTTCTAGTATTGTGTTGTAAAGGTGATTGTACTTTCAGGCTATATGCAAGTTGGATGAGTATAGAACACAATTTTCAAATCAAATCTCTAAAAAGTGAGCATCAATGTGCTAGGAACTACAAACCAGGTTTTGTCAATTACCGATGGATTGATAGCCACTACACCAAGGAGATTTTGCATAAACAGAAACTGACAATTAGGCAACTAAGATTGGAGGTCATCAAGAAATTTGGTATTGAAGTCAGTATTAGCCAATGTAGAAGGGCCAAACAATATGCTATGAATATTATTGAAGGTACCCTTATTGAACATTATGCTAAGCTCTGGTCTTATGGAGAGGAAATTAGAAGATCCAACCCTGGTTTAACAGTCAACATGGATGTACTTACAATCCCAGATGGAA GGTGGTTAGAAGGGCGTAAGAAGATGATTGGAATTGATGGTTGCTTCCTGAAAGGGTATGCTACTGGTGagttgctttgtgctatggggaaAGATGCTAGGGACCAAATATACCCAATTGCCTGGGCAGTAGTATGTGTTGAAAACAAGGAAAACTAG